The Arachis hypogaea cultivar Tifrunner chromosome 14, arahy.Tifrunner.gnm2.J5K5, whole genome shotgun sequence genome has a segment encoding these proteins:
- the LOC112744618 gene encoding coumaroyl-CoA:anthocyanidin 3-O-glucoside-6''-O-coumaroyltransferase 1-like: MENKVMNHDDTVVKVIEQFQVGPPPGSVPSPTSISLSFFDVPYLCMPITCKRIFFYEFPYSKTHFLQKVLPNLKQSLSLTLKHFFHFSSNIVFPQKPQTPHILYSEGDTLTFIVAESTTTNLDNLVSDTPKDVTCFHAFVPMLPSPRALEDGTLLIPPMAIQVTIFPNSGFAICINFSHVVVDGKGFHHFMKFWASVCGSKENNIVLPSHDRDMIEDPNGLKAIFLETVWNSPRERFMSLGHNVLSDNNHVRLTFVLTRDHVDNLKKYVSTKCQRHGLEISHLSTFVVTCSLFWVCKIKLEQDIKTNDDEELYLCFWLDCRTRNIGELEIPSTYFGNCLVNGIVAIKRSKLVGQNGIFEAAIAIGSKVREMQSEPYKCAERLKSIFSEVATIGHRMLRIASSPKLDVYETDFGWGKPKLSEVVHLHSQLVSLSDCRDKEDGIIEVGVALGRTQIHKFNTILEEELANIVVCD, translated from the exons ATGGAGAACAAGGTGATGAATCATGATGACACAGTAGTGAAGGTGATAGAGCAATTTCAAGTAGGTCCTCCACCAGGTTCTGTTCCTTCTCCAACCtccatttccctttctttctttgatGTTCCTTATTTATGCATGCCTATAACATGCAAACGCATTTTCTTCTATGAATTCCCTTACTCCAAAACACACTTCTTACAAAAAGTGCTTCCAAATCTGAAACAATCACTTTCACTCACTCTCAAACACTTCTTCCATTTCTCTTCAAACATAGTTTTCCCTCAAAAGCCACAAACCCCTCACATTCTCTATTCAGAAGGTGACACTCTCACTTTCATAGTTGCTGAGTCCACAACAACAAATCTCGACAACCTCGTATCTGACACACCAAAAGATGTCACGTGCTTCCACGCTTTTGTTCCTATGTTGCCTTCTCCACGTGCCTTAGAGGATGGCACCTTGTTGATACCTCCCATGGCTATTCAAGTCACTATCTTCCCTAACTCTGGCTTCGCCATATGCATCAATTTCAG TCATGTGGTTGTAGATGGGAAGGGATTCCATCACTTCATGAAGTTTTGGGCCTCAGTTTGTGGATCTAAAGAGAATAATATTGTTCTGCCATCTCATGATAGAGACATGATTGAAGACCCAAATGGGCTTAAGGCTATTTTCTTAGAAACAGTGTGGAATTCTCCAAGAGAAAGGTTCATGAGCCTTGGCCACAATGTTCTTAGCGACAATAACCATGTTCGACTCACGTTTGTTTTGACGCGTGACCATGTTGATAATTTGAAGAAATATGTGTCTACTAAGTGCCAAAGACATGGTCTAGAGATATCACATTTGTCAACCTTTGTTGTCACATGTTCTTTGTTTTGGGTTTGTAAGATAAAATTAGAACAAGATATTAAAACTAATGATGATGAAGAACTTTACCTATGTTTTTGGTTAGATTGTCGTACTcgtaacattggtgaattggaaATTCCCTCAACGTACTTTGGAAATTGTTTGGTTAATGGCATTGTTGCAATTAAGAGGAGCAAGCTAGTGGGGCAAAATGGTATTTTTGAAGCAGCTATTGCTATTGGAAGCAAAGTAAGAGAAATGCAATCTGAACCTTATAAATGTGCTGAAAGATTGAAGTCAATTTTTAGTGAAGTTGCTACAATAGGGCACCGTATGTTGCGGATTGCATCTTCACCAAAGTTGGATGTGTATGAGACAGATTTTGGGTGGGGAAAACCCAAATTGAGTGAAGTAGTTCACCTACATTCTCAGTTGGTGTCCCTCTCTGATTGTAGGGACAAAGAAGATGGAATAATTGAAGTTGGTGTAGCACTTGGGAGGACTCAAATCCATAAATTCAACACCATTTTAGAAGAGGAGCTTGCAAATATTGTAGTTTGTGACTAA